One genomic region from Ornithinicoccus hortensis encodes:
- a CDS encoding DsbA family protein, whose protein sequence is MPRPPAPKVPQQPSGPSRVLVGGVVVVLVAIVAVVVYLATRGDGVTTEAGTGDFTRAENGSANSLSEGRGVLVSEGEGKPQVHVYVDFQCPWCGKLENSSGAAFTEAAESGDIGLVTTVMSFLDGKLRNDSSTRAANAALCADDAGAFSAYQALVFANQPAQEGVGFTDDQLLQFAQEAGIEGDDLDTFSSCMAPGEDGELTYGDYVAEMQERSNRDNITGSPRVLIDGEEISEDEMNLLMTDPNSLATVLEAHR, encoded by the coding sequence ATGCCCCGCCCCCCTGCCCCCAAGGTCCCGCAGCAGCCGTCCGGGCCGTCCCGCGTGCTCGTCGGCGGGGTCGTCGTGGTGCTGGTCGCCATCGTCGCGGTCGTCGTCTACCTGGCCACCCGGGGGGACGGGGTGACCACCGAGGCCGGGACGGGTGACTTCACCCGCGCCGAGAACGGGTCGGCCAACTCGCTCAGCGAGGGTCGCGGGGTCCTGGTCAGCGAGGGCGAGGGCAAGCCCCAGGTCCACGTCTACGTGGACTTCCAGTGCCCCTGGTGCGGCAAGCTGGAGAACTCATCCGGTGCCGCGTTCACCGAGGCCGCGGAGTCCGGGGACATCGGCCTGGTCACCACGGTGATGTCGTTCCTGGACGGCAAGCTGCGCAACGACTCCTCGACCCGGGCGGCCAACGCCGCCCTCTGCGCCGACGACGCCGGTGCCTTCTCGGCATACCAGGCGCTCGTCTTCGCCAACCAGCCCGCCCAGGAGGGGGTCGGCTTCACTGACGACCAACTGCTCCAGTTCGCCCAGGAGGCCGGGATCGAGGGCGATGACCTCGACACCTTCTCCTCCTGCATGGCCCCGGGAGAGGACGGCGAGCTCACCTACGGCGACTACGTGGCCGAGATGCAGGAGCGGTCCAACCGGGACAACATCACCGGAAGCCCCCGGGTGCTGATCGACGGTGAGGAGATCTCGGAGGACGAGATGAACCTGCTGATGACCGACCCCAACTCCCTCGCCACGGTGCTCGAGGCGCACCGGTGA
- a CDS encoding ABC transporter ATP-binding protein, with protein sequence MATLRRGLELSPELRKGIGVTALLAVITTVGRVVIPFVVQQVTDHGILAEGGPDLQFVIVAVLLAAAVVSVTSFCQFLVNYRLFKAAESGLATLRLHAFRHIHDLSVLTQSTERRGSLVSRVTSDVDTISMFVQFGGLMLLISTAQIVLATVLMLVYSPILAGVVYACFLPLAILIRWFQPMLGRAYGAVRARVGEMLGAVSESIVGAVTIRAYGVEDRTAERIDRAIESHRKSAITAQIRSVTAFVSGQAFAGLTLAIVLVVGTVLAVDGRVSLGELLAFLFLVNLFTQPVLMATEILNELQNAVAGWRRVIGVIDTPADVSDPEDGVVLDRGPITVDFEDVSFAYPGGDTVLEDVTISFAPRSRVAIVGETGSGKTTMAKLLTRLMDPTEGRVLVDGVDLRDIAFRSLRRRIVMVPQEGFLFDQPLVDNIRFGRPEASDEDVLLALTELGLDAWLETLPQGLQTQVGQRGESLSAGERQLVAIARAYLADPDLLVLDEATSAVDPSTEVRIQRALEGLTRGRTSVAIAHRLSTAEAADVVVVVDRGRIVEVGPHTDLVGRGGVYTRMHASWAAQQRSG encoded by the coding sequence ATGGCGACTCTCCGGCGCGGCCTCGAGCTGTCGCCGGAGCTGCGCAAGGGCATCGGCGTCACGGCTCTGCTGGCGGTCATCACCACGGTGGGGCGCGTGGTCATCCCGTTCGTGGTGCAGCAGGTCACCGACCACGGCATCCTGGCCGAGGGCGGCCCGGACCTGCAGTTCGTGATCGTCGCGGTGCTGCTCGCGGCCGCCGTGGTGTCCGTCACCAGCTTCTGCCAGTTCCTGGTGAACTACCGGCTGTTCAAGGCGGCCGAGTCCGGGCTGGCGACGCTGCGGTTGCACGCCTTCCGGCACATCCACGACCTGTCGGTGCTCACGCAGAGCACGGAGCGGCGGGGATCGCTGGTCTCCCGGGTCACCAGCGACGTCGACACGATCTCCATGTTCGTGCAGTTCGGCGGGCTGATGCTGCTGATCTCGACCGCCCAGATCGTGCTGGCCACCGTGCTGATGCTGGTCTACAGCCCGATTCTGGCCGGGGTCGTCTACGCCTGCTTCCTGCCGCTGGCGATCCTGATCCGCTGGTTCCAGCCGATGCTCGGCCGCGCCTACGGCGCCGTCCGCGCCCGGGTCGGGGAGATGCTCGGCGCGGTGTCGGAGTCCATCGTGGGTGCCGTCACCATCCGGGCCTACGGGGTCGAGGACCGCACGGCGGAGCGGATCGACCGGGCCATCGAGAGCCACCGCAAGTCGGCCATCACCGCCCAGATCCGGTCGGTCACGGCCTTCGTGTCGGGGCAGGCCTTCGCCGGGCTCACCCTGGCCATCGTCCTGGTCGTCGGCACGGTGCTGGCCGTCGACGGTCGGGTCAGCCTCGGGGAGCTGCTCGCCTTCCTCTTCCTGGTCAACCTGTTCACCCAGCCGGTGCTGATGGCCACCGAGATCCTCAACGAGCTGCAGAACGCCGTCGCCGGGTGGCGCCGGGTGATCGGGGTCATCGACACCCCGGCCGACGTGTCCGACCCGGAGGACGGGGTGGTCCTGGACCGGGGCCCGATCACCGTCGACTTCGAGGACGTCTCCTTCGCCTACCCGGGCGGGGACACCGTGCTGGAGGACGTGACCATCTCCTTCGCCCCCCGCAGCCGGGTCGCCATCGTGGGGGAGACCGGCTCCGGCAAGACCACGATGGCCAAGCTGCTGACCCGGCTGATGGACCCCACGGAAGGGCGCGTCCTGGTCGACGGTGTCGACCTGCGGGACATCGCGTTCCGCTCGTTGCGGCGCCGGATCGTGATGGTCCCCCAGGAGGGCTTCCTGTTCGACCAGCCGCTGGTGGACAACATCCGGTTCGGCCGTCCCGAGGCCAGCGACGAGGACGTGCTGCTGGCGCTGACCGAGCTCGGCCTGGACGCCTGGTTGGAGACGCTGCCGCAGGGGCTGCAGACCCAGGTGGGCCAGCGCGGTGAGTCCCTGTCCGCGGGGGAGCGGCAGCTGGTCGCGATCGCCCGGGCCTACCTGGCCGACCCGGACCTGCTGGTCCTCGACGAGGCGACCAGCGCGGTGGACCCGTCCACCGAGGTGCGGATCCAACGGGCCCTGGAAGGGCTCACCCGGGGGCGCACGTCGGTGGCGATCGCGCACCGGCTGTCCACCGCCGAGGCCGCCGACGTGGTGGTCGTGGTCGACCGCGGCCGTATCGTCGAGGTAGGTCCGCACACCGACCTGGTCGGGCGCGGCGGCGTCTACACCCGGATGCACGCCTCCTGGGCGGCGCAGCAGAGGAGCGGATGA
- a CDS encoding HGxxPAAW family protein produces the protein MSESGHGHSTAAWTGVTVLMVAALVLGLGVLLNLPWALWVGSALAVVGALAWYGLHAAGYGEEWESKH, from the coding sequence ATGAGCGAATCCGGACACGGTCACTCGACTGCCGCCTGGACCGGAGTCACCGTGCTGATGGTGGCCGCCCTGGTGCTCGGGCTGGGCGTCCTGCTGAACCTGCCCTGGGCACTCTGGGTGGGGTCCGCGCTCGCGGTCGTCGGCGCCCTGGCCTGGTACGGACTGCATGCTGCCGGGTACGGCGAGGAGTGGGAGAGCAAGCACTGA
- the trpB gene encoding tryptophan synthase subunit beta: MTQQEAGRFGRYGGRYVPEALVAALEELDAARLAAMRDPAFHRELARLHKDYTGRPSPLTEAPRFAEHAGGARIFLKREDLNHTGSHKINNVLGQALLARSMGKTRVIAETGAGQHGVATATAAALLGLECTVYMGTKDTERQALNVARMRLLGAEVVAVPTGSATLKDAINEAMRDWVTNVGTTHYLLGTVTGPHPFPTLVRDLHAIIGEETYDQVLERTGRLPDIVCACVGGGSNAMGIFHRFVGEPSVRLVGFEAGGEGIESGKHAARFSTGSPGVLHGAETYLLQDEDGQTLESHSISAGLDYPSVGPEHSYLRDSGRAEYQPVTDREAMEAFQLLCRTEGIIPALESAHALAGALRLGRESTPGTVIVVSLSGRGDKDVDTAAKWFDLVDEEGNAR; this comes from the coding sequence GTGACGCAACAGGAGGCCGGACGGTTCGGCCGGTACGGGGGCCGCTACGTCCCCGAGGCGCTGGTGGCCGCCCTCGAGGAGCTGGACGCCGCACGCCTGGCGGCGATGCGCGACCCCGCCTTCCACCGGGAGCTGGCGCGGCTGCACAAGGACTACACCGGCCGGCCGAGCCCGCTGACCGAGGCACCCCGCTTCGCCGAGCACGCCGGCGGCGCGCGGATCTTCCTCAAGCGGGAGGACCTGAATCACACCGGGTCGCACAAGATCAACAACGTGCTCGGGCAGGCGCTGCTGGCCCGCTCGATGGGCAAGACCCGGGTGATCGCCGAGACCGGAGCCGGGCAGCACGGGGTCGCCACCGCCACGGCCGCGGCCCTGCTGGGCCTGGAGTGCACGGTCTACATGGGCACGAAGGACACCGAGCGACAGGCTCTCAACGTGGCCCGGATGCGGCTGCTCGGGGCCGAGGTGGTCGCCGTGCCGACCGGGAGCGCCACCCTCAAGGACGCCATCAACGAGGCGATGCGCGACTGGGTCACCAACGTGGGGACGACGCACTACCTGCTGGGAACCGTCACCGGCCCGCACCCGTTCCCCACCCTCGTCCGCGACCTGCACGCCATCATCGGCGAGGAGACCTACGACCAGGTGCTCGAGCGGACCGGCCGGTTGCCGGACATCGTCTGCGCCTGCGTCGGCGGTGGGTCCAACGCGATGGGGATCTTCCACCGGTTCGTCGGTGAACCCTCGGTCCGGCTGGTCGGCTTCGAGGCCGGCGGGGAGGGCATCGAGTCCGGCAAGCACGCGGCCCGGTTCAGCACTGGCAGCCCGGGCGTGCTGCACGGGGCCGAAACCTACCTGCTCCAGGACGAGGACGGCCAGACCCTGGAGTCGCACTCCATCTCGGCCGGCCTGGACTACCCGTCCGTCGGGCCGGAGCACTCCTACCTGCGCGACAGCGGCCGGGCGGAGTACCAGCCGGTGACCGACCGGGAGGCGATGGAGGCCTTCCAGCTGCTCTGCCGGACCGAGGGCATCATCCCGGCGCTGGAGAGCGCGCACGCCCTGGCCGGGGCCCTCCGGCTCGGCCGGGAGTCCACCCCCGGCACCGTCATCGTGGTCAGCCTGTCGGGTCGGGGGGACAAGGACGTGGACACCGCCGCGAAGTGGTTCGACCTGGTCGACGAGGAGGGGAACGCCCGATGA
- the trpC gene encoding indole-3-glycerol phosphate synthase TrpC — translation MTTVLDQIIAGVLEDLAARQDALPLAALQDRVRALPPALDAVAALAPRPGIHLIAEVKRRSPSKGDLAPIGDPAALARAYQEGGASVISVLTEQRRFGGSLADLQAVRAAVDIPVLRKDFVVEDYQVWEARAHGADLVLLIVAALDQERLVSLLELTERLGMDALVESHDEVEAERAAAAGARIIGINTRDLRTLDVDRATFARVAPTVPAGVLLVAESGVRGPEDVAEYAGAGAGVVLVGEALVTGGDPVAGAREIVQVQTREGIRP, via the coding sequence GTGACGACCGTGCTCGACCAGATCATCGCAGGGGTCTTGGAGGACCTTGCCGCGCGACAGGACGCGCTGCCGCTGGCGGCCCTGCAGGACCGCGTCCGTGCGCTGCCACCGGCGCTGGACGCCGTGGCCGCCCTCGCACCCCGCCCCGGCATCCACCTGATCGCCGAGGTCAAGCGGCGCAGCCCCTCCAAGGGCGACCTGGCCCCGATCGGCGACCCCGCCGCACTGGCCCGTGCCTACCAGGAGGGCGGCGCGTCGGTGATCAGCGTGCTCACCGAACAGCGGCGCTTCGGCGGGTCGCTGGCGGACCTGCAGGCGGTGCGTGCGGCGGTGGACATCCCGGTCCTGCGCAAGGACTTCGTGGTCGAGGACTACCAGGTGTGGGAGGCCCGGGCGCACGGCGCCGACCTGGTGCTGCTCATCGTCGCGGCGCTGGACCAGGAGCGCCTCGTGTCACTGCTGGAGCTCACCGAGAGGCTGGGCATGGATGCCCTGGTGGAGTCGCACGACGAGGTCGAGGCCGAGCGCGCCGCCGCGGCGGGTGCCCGGATCATCGGCATCAACACCCGGGACCTGCGGACCCTCGACGTCGACCGTGCCACCTTCGCCCGGGTGGCCCCGACGGTCCCCGCGGGGGTGCTGCTCGTGGCCGAGTCCGGTGTCCGGGGGCCCGAGGACGTCGCGGAGTATGCCGGGGCGGGGGCCGGTGTGGTCCTCGTCGGGGAGGCGCTGGTCACGGGGGGCGACCCCGTCGCCGGCGCCCGTGAGATCGTGCAGGTGCAGACCAGGGAAGGGATCAGGCCGTGA
- a CDS encoding MauE/DoxX family redox-associated membrane protein: MNRDRALGLVGLVARLLLGGVLLVAGWLKVRDLTGSAQSVVAYELFPYEISRMVGTMLPVLEIALGLLLILGLFTRVSAALGGLLMIVFIAGIVSAWARGLSIDCGCFGTGGPVTPGQEQYLPEILRDLGLAVAAGWLVVRPGTPWALDALLPQSTPSTSHTERIS, encoded by the coding sequence ATGAACCGGGACCGGGCGCTCGGCCTCGTCGGCCTGGTGGCCCGGTTGCTCCTCGGCGGGGTGCTGCTGGTAGCCGGCTGGCTCAAGGTCCGGGACCTGACCGGGTCGGCCCAGTCCGTCGTCGCCTACGAGCTGTTCCCCTACGAGATCTCCCGGATGGTGGGCACGATGCTCCCGGTCCTGGAGATCGCGCTCGGCCTGCTGTTGATCCTGGGCCTGTTCACCCGGGTCAGCGCCGCGCTCGGCGGCCTGCTGATGATCGTCTTCATCGCCGGGATCGTCTCCGCCTGGGCGCGCGGCCTGAGCATCGACTGCGGGTGCTTCGGCACCGGTGGGCCGGTGACCCCGGGCCAAGAGCAGTACCTGCCGGAGATCCTGCGCGACCTCGGACTGGCGGTGGCCGCGGGGTGGCTGGTCGTGCGCCCGGGCACTCCGTGGGCCCTCGACGCGTTGCTCCCACAGTCCACCCCCAGCACGTCCCACACCGAGAGGATCTCCTGA
- the trpA gene encoding tryptophan synthase subunit alpha has translation MSALDQVFATCREENRAALVAYLPAGYPDMGGSIRAVRAVVDAGADIVEVGVPYTDPLMDGPVIQSAAEQALAGGFRFAQLLGCVRAVAEAGAVPVVMSYWNPVLRYGVERFAADLAEAGGAGLITPDLIPDEAGAWRAAAQEHGVDPIFLVAPSSTDARLQMTVQACRGFVYVASTMGVTGVRGTVSDSATTLVERTRRVTDLPLCVGLGVSTGEQAAQVAGYADGVIVGSALVKALGDDPTGAALHALTTELAAGVRAR, from the coding sequence ATGAGCGCACTGGACCAGGTCTTCGCGACCTGCCGCGAGGAGAACCGTGCGGCCCTGGTGGCCTACCTGCCCGCCGGATACCCGGACATGGGCGGCTCCATCAGGGCGGTCCGGGCGGTCGTCGACGCCGGCGCCGACATCGTCGAGGTCGGGGTCCCCTACACGGACCCGCTGATGGACGGCCCCGTCATCCAGTCCGCGGCCGAGCAGGCGCTCGCGGGAGGCTTCCGGTTCGCCCAGCTGCTCGGGTGCGTGCGCGCAGTCGCCGAGGCGGGCGCGGTACCGGTGGTGATGAGCTACTGGAACCCCGTGCTGCGGTATGGCGTGGAGCGCTTCGCCGCCGACCTGGCCGAGGCCGGCGGCGCCGGGCTGATCACCCCCGACCTGATCCCGGACGAGGCGGGGGCCTGGCGGGCAGCGGCACAGGAGCACGGGGTCGACCCCATCTTCCTGGTGGCGCCCAGCTCCACCGACGCGCGGCTGCAGATGACCGTGCAGGCCTGTCGGGGGTTCGTCTACGTCGCCTCCACGATGGGCGTCACCGGGGTGCGGGGCACCGTGTCGGACAGCGCGACCACCCTCGTGGAACGGACCCGCCGGGTCACCGACCTGCCGTTGTGCGTCGGGCTGGGCGTCTCGACCGGGGAGCAGGCGGCGCAGGTCGCCGGCTACGCCGACGGCGTCATCGTCGGCTCCGCCCTGGTCAAGGCCCTGGGTGATGACCCGACCGGCGCCGCCCTGCACGCCCTGACGACCGAGCTGGCCGCCGGCGTCCGAGCCCGATGA
- a CDS encoding Trp biosynthesis-associated membrane protein has translation MRSRLVARGWFLAALLGVLVLLIGSARPWVHARSEDAVVGAASLTVTGSELSPAVPAAALLAGAAVLAGLVGSAVVRRLAGVCLVLAAVVAGVPVLGLLRDPAAAAGPVLAERTAITGAAEGTRQVQAEVTWVVYAALLAVLCLAVAGLLRLLPVAAGQRPGTVVGGGGPSGDGGENRPVADHGDTPRDGYGSAAWEQLSAGEDPTADGPAGEAGDGPGEQAPPRG, from the coding sequence ATGAGGTCGCGGCTGGTGGCGCGGGGCTGGTTCCTCGCGGCGCTGCTCGGCGTCCTCGTCCTGCTCATCGGATCCGCCCGCCCCTGGGTGCACGCCCGCTCCGAGGACGCGGTCGTCGGCGCCGCGAGCCTCACCGTCACCGGCAGCGAGCTGAGCCCCGCCGTGCCGGCGGCGGCGCTGCTGGCCGGTGCCGCGGTGCTCGCCGGACTGGTGGGCTCGGCCGTGGTGCGCCGACTCGCCGGTGTGTGCCTGGTACTCGCGGCGGTGGTCGCCGGCGTCCCGGTCCTCGGCCTCCTGCGCGACCCGGCCGCCGCGGCCGGACCCGTGCTCGCGGAGCGGACCGCCATCACCGGCGCGGCCGAGGGGACCCGGCAGGTCCAGGCCGAGGTCACCTGGGTGGTCTACGCCGCCCTGCTCGCCGTGCTGTGCCTGGCCGTCGCGGGTCTACTCCGGCTGCTCCCGGTGGCCGCCGGTCAGCGGCCGGGCACCGTGGTCGGGGGCGGGGGACCCTCCGGGGACGGTGGGGAGAACCGCCCGGTCGCCGACCACGGGGACACGCCCCGGGACGGCTATGGCAGTGCCGCGTGGGAGCAACTGTCCGCCGGGGAGGACCCCACGGCCGACGGTCCGGCAGGGGAGGCCGGCGACGGACCCGGGGAGCAGGCTCCGCCCCGGGGCTGA